Proteins found in one Zonotrichia leucophrys gambelii isolate GWCS_2022_RI chromosome 28, RI_Zleu_2.0, whole genome shotgun sequence genomic segment:
- the MYO1F gene encoding unconventional myosin-If — translation MGSKERFHWQSHNVKQSGVDDMVLLSKISEEAIVENLKKRFMDDFIFTYIGPVLISVNPFKQMPYFTDREIELYQGAAQYENPPHIYALTDNMYRNMLIDGENQCVIISGESGAGKTVAAKYIMGYISKVSGGGEKVQHVKDIILQSNPLLEAFGNAKTVRNNNSSRFGKYFEIQFSRGGEPDGGKISNFLLEKSRVVSQNECERNFHIYYQLIQGASQEQRQNLGIMSPDYYFYLNQTDTYQVEGTDDRSDFHETMNAMQVIGIRGEDQQLVLQIVAGILHLGNISFREEGNYARVENADSLAFPAYLLGVDQERLNEKVTSRKMDSKWGGRSESITVTLNVEQAAYTRDALAKGLYARVFDFLVESINRAMQKPYEEYSVGVLDIYGFEIFQKNGFEQFCINFVNEKLQQIFIELTLKAEQEEYVQEGIKWTQIQYFNNKVVCDLIENKLNPPGIMSVLDDVCATMHATGEGADQTLLQKLQAAVGTHEHFNSWSSGFVIHHYAGKVSYDVNGFCERNRDVLFTDLIELMQSSEYGFIRMLFPEKLDSDKKGRPTTAGSKIKKQANDLVNTLMKCTPHYIRCIKPNETKKPRDWEESRVKHQVEYLGLKENIRVRRAGFAYRRLFHKFLQRYAILTPETWPSWRGDERQGVQHLLRSVNMDPDQYQMGRSKVFVKNPESLFLLEEMRERKFDSFARVIQKAWRRHVAIRKYEQMREEAASILYNFKERRRNSINRNFVGDYLGMEERPELRQFLAKRERVDFADSVTKYDRRFKPIKRDFILTPKYFYLIGREKVKKGPEKGQIKEVLKKKVELQAVSGVSLSTRQDDFFILHENDADNFLESIFKTELISLLCKRFEELTRSKLPLSFKDTLQFRVKKEGWGGGGTRNVTFVRGQGDVAALKAGGKTLTVTIGDGLPRNAKPTRKGAAQGRGGSRCPAPSRSAPSAPRGACRNGGPQIPRGDGRAQRDTYKMPQKQTRGPPAAALPARSAGHQPKARPPSEHNMDFLNVPDQGVAGVQRRRSVGQRPPPARRPKPQPRVEGPRCRALYQYIGQDVDELSFNVGDVIDILMEDASGWWKGHLHGKEGLFPGNYVQRI, via the exons GGCAGCAAGGAGCGCTTCCACTGGCAGAGCCACAATGTCAAGCAGAGCGGCGTGGACGACATGGTGCTGCTGTCCAAGATCTCCGAGGAGGCCATCGTGGAGAACCTCAAGAAGCGTTTCATGGACGATTTCATCTTT ACCTACATCGGGCCCGTGCTGATCTCCGTGAACCCCTTCAAGCAGATGCCGTATTTCACCGACCGCGAGATCGAGCTGTACCAGGGCGCG GCCCAGTATGAAAATCCCCCCCACATCTATGCCCTGACTGACAACATGTACCGGAACATGCTGATCGACGGCGAGAACCAGTGTGTCATCATCAG CGGAGAAAGCGGAGCTGGGAAAACAGTGGCAGCAAAATACATCATGGGCTACATCTCCAAAGTGTCTGGTGGTGGGGAGAAAGTCCAG cacgtGAAGGACATCATCCTGCAGTCCAACCCGCTGCTGGAAGCCTTTGGAAATGCCAAAACTGTCCGGAACAACAATTCCAGCCGCTTT GGAAAATACTTTGAGATCCAGTTCAGCCGGGGAGGAGAACCTGATGGGGGCAAGATCTCCAACTTCCTGCTGGAGAAGTCGCGCGTGGTGAGCCAGAACGAGTGCGAGAGGAACTTCCACATCTACTACCAG ctcatcCAAGGAGCATCCCAAGAGCAGAGGCAGAATTTGGGCATCATGAGCCCGGATTATTACTTCTACCTGAACCAGACAGACACCTACCAGGTGGAGGGCACAGACGACCGCAGCGACTTCCATGAGACCATG AATGCCATGCAGGTCATCGGCATCCGCGGTGAGGaccagcagctggtgctgcagatCGTGGCAGGGATCCTGCACCTGGGCAACATCAGCTTCAGGGAGGAGGGCAACTACGCCCGGGTGGAGAACGCTGACT ccctggccttcCCTGCCTACCTGCTGGGGGTCGACCAGGAGCGCCTCAACGAGAAGGTCACCAGCAGGAAAATGGACAGCAAGTGGGGCGGCCGCTCCGAGTCCATCACCGTCACCCTCAACGTGGAGCAGGCGGCCTACACCCGCGACGCGCTGGCCAAGGGGCTCTACGCCCGTGTCTTCGACTTCCTGGTGGAG TCCATCAACCGGGCCATGCAGAAGCCATACGAGGAGTACAGCGTCGGGGTGCTGGACATCTATGGATTTGAGATATTCCAG AAAAATGGCTTTGAACAATTCTGCATTAACTTTGTGAatgagaagctgcagcagatCTTCATTGAGCTGACCCTGAAGGCCGAGCAG GAGGAATATGTGCAGGAGGGGATCAAGTGGACGCAGATCCAGTACTTCAACAACAAGGTGGTGTGTGACCTGATAGAGAACAAGCTG AACCCTCCTGGGATCATGAGTGTCCTGGATGACGTGTGTGCCACCATGCACGCCACGGGTGAGGGCGCCGACCAGACcctgctgcagaagctgcaggCGGCCGTGGGCACCCATGAGCACTTCAACAGCTGGAGCTCGGGCTTTGTCATCCACCACTACGCTGGCAAG gtgtcctaCGATGTGAACGGCTTCTGCGAGCGCAACCGGGACGTGCTTTTCACTGACCTGATCGAGCTCATGCAGAGCAGTGAATA CGGTTTCATCCGGATGCTTTTCCCAGAAAAACTTGATTCTGACAAAAAGGGACGGCCGACCACAGCGGGCTCCAAAATCAAG AAACAGGCCAACGACCTGGTGAACACGCTCATGAAGTGCACCCCACACTACATCCGCTGCATCAAACCCAACGAGACCAAGAAACCCCGGGACTGGGAGGAGAGCAG AGTGAAGCACCAGGTTGAGTACCTAGGGCTGAAGGAGAACATCCGGGTGCGCCGGGCAGGCTTCGCCTACCGCCGCCTCTTCCACAAGTTCCTGCAACG CTATGCCATCCTCACCCCCGAGACGTGGCCATCATGGCGCGGGGACGAGCGCCAAGGGGTGCAGCACCTCCTGCGCTCGGTCAACATGGACCCAGACCAGTACCAGATGGGCAGGAGCAAGGTGTTCGTCAAGAACCCCGAGTCG CTCTTCCTGCTCGAGGAGATGCGGGAGAGGAAATTTGACAGCTTCGCCCGGGTGATCCAGAAGGCCTGGCGCCGGCATGTGGCCATCCGCAAATACGAGCAGATGAGAGAGGAGG ctgccagcatcCTCTACAACTTCAAAGAGCGGCGCAGGAACAGCATCAACAGGAACTTCGTGGGGGATTACCTGGGCATGGAGGAGCGGCCGGAGCTGCGGCAGTTCCTGGCCAAGCGGGAGCGCGTCGACTTCGCCGACTCCGTCACCAAATACGACCGGAGGTTCAAG cccatCAAGCGGGATTTCATTCTCACGCCCAAGTATTTCTACCTGATCGGGCgggagaaggtgaagaagggGCCTGAGAAGGGGCAGATCAAGGAGGTGCTCAAGAAGAAGGTGGAGCTGCAGGCGGTGAGCGGCGTCTCGCTGAG caccaggcaggacGACTTCTTCATCCTCCATGAGAACGATGCCGACAACTTCTTGGAGTCCATCTTCAAGACGGAGCTGATCAGCCTCCTGTGCAAGCGCTTCGAGGAGCTCACCCGCTCCAAGCTGCCCCTCTCCTTCAAGGACAC ACTACAGTTTCGGGTGAAGAAGGAGGGCTGGGGCGGCGGTGGCACCCGCAACGTCACCTTCGTCAGGGGACAGGGCGACGTGGCCGCCCTCAAAGCTGGAGGCAAAACCCTTACGGTCACCATCGGGGATGGGCTCCCCAGGAATGCCA AGCCCACAAGGAagggggcagcacagggcagaggtggcagcaggtGTCCCGCACCTTCCCGAAGTGCCCCATCAGCACCCAGAG GAGCCTGCAGGAACGGGGGTCCCCAGATCCCCCGCGGGGATGGCCGGGCACAGAGGGACACCTACAAGATGCCCCAGAAGCAGACGCGGGGCCCCCCGGCCGCAGCGCTTCCCGCCCGCAGCGCCGGCCACCAGCCCAAGGCACGGCCCCCATCCGAGCACAACATGGACTTCCTCAACGTGCCCGACCAGGGCGTGGCTGG GGTGCAGCGCCGCCGCAGCGTGGGCCAGCggccgcccccagcccggcGCCCCAAGCCGCAACCCAGGGTGGAGGGGCCGCGCTGCCGGGCGCTCTACCAGTACATCGGGCAGGACGTGGATGAACTCAGCTTCAACGTGGGGGATGTCATTGACATCCTGATGGAAG ATGCCTCTGGCTGGTGGAAAGGCCACCTGCACGGCAAGGAAGggcttttccctgggaattatGTGCAGAGGATCTGA